CACCTTGATAACACCAGCAGCTCTGAAGAACGTAAAGATATATTACAGTGGTTCAAGAAAACTCCAGATGCTATTTTAACATCTGTAGGTATCTTAACAACAGGATTTGATGAGCCAACGGTTGAAACCATCATTTTAAACAGGGCAACAAAATCGTTGACTTTATATTTCCAGATGATTGGCCGCGGTTCACGTAAATTGCCAGGAAAAGATGAATTTACGGTAATTGATTTAGGAAACAACGCCGCTCGTTTTGGACTTTGGAGCGAACCGGTTAACTGGCAGCACATCTTTAAGTCTCCTGAATTTTATTTGGAGAATCTTAGAGATGATACCGAAATCGAAATGTATTTCAAATACAGCATGCCAGCTGAATTACGAGCCAAATTTAGTAAAACAGTCGATGTTTCTTTTGATGTAGATGAAGAACACAAACTGGCCATCAAACAAAATTTACGTTCAAAAATTGTATTAGATAAATCACTGGAGCAGCACGCTGCCATGTGTGTAGACAATACAGAATTACTGCCGGAAGCAAAGGCGCTTTCAAAAGAGCTCGAAGACGATATCGAAGACCGAATTAAACGTTTTGCAAAATGTTTAAGCCAGTGCAGTAAAAACTATCGTGAATGGCTTCTGGATGATTACAAACAGAGACTAACTTTATTAATAGGTAAAAAATACCGCGAAAAAATCATGAACGAACCTGATTGAGAATAAGGTTTAAAAGCTTCAGGTTTCATGTTTCAAGTTATTGAAATCTGAATAATTATAATTACAAGGAGGAGGAATTACATTGAGAATAATTAAATCTAATGTAATTTCTCCTTTTAAACTTAATTGAGTTTCTGTGCAACTTGAAACATGAAACCTTTAACAAAAACAAAAACTATGTCTAAACCATTCTCAATATTAGGAGTTGCATCACCAATTTTAAAAGCATTAGGTGAATTAAAAATTGTTGAACCAACAGAAATTCAGCAGAAAACAATTCCGCTTTTATTATCAGAAAACCATGATTTGGTTGGTTTAGCTAAAACCGGAACAGGAAAAACAGCCGCTTTTGGACTTCCTTTATTGCAATTAATAAATACTGAATTGCCAGTAATTCAGGCTGTAATTTTAGTACCTACAAGAGAATTGGGACATCAGATTTTTAGAAATCTGGAAGATTTTTCAAAATATATTCAAAATATTTCCATAGCAGCAACTTGCGGCGGAATCCCGATCAAACCTCAAATTGAGCGCCTTACAACGCCTACACATATCATTGTAGCTACTCCCGGACGTTTAATTGATTTAATTCAGAGAAAAGCGGTTGATTTAAGCCAGACACAATATTTAGTTTTAGACGAAGCCGATGAAATGGTTTCTATTCTAAAAGAAAGCCTGGACGAAATCATTGCAGAACTTCCTAAAAAACATAGAACTTTATTGTTTTCTGCCACTTTACCCGGAACAATTAAACAATTGATTCAGAATTATTTGAATAAAAATGTGGTTCAGGTAAGTGCTAATATGGAAATTGTGGGAAATGCTGGAATTGACCACGAATATATTGTGGTTGATCCCATTGAAAAACTCGATGTATTAATGCATTTCCTAAATTCAAGAGAAGGCGAACGTGGTATTATTTTCTGTAAAACCAAAGCTGCCGTAAATAAACTGGCTAAAAATCTGGCTATAAACCGATTTTCATCCGGAGCAATTCACGGAAGCCTAACGCAGGGAATCCGTGACCGAATCATGGAGCAATTTCGTGAAGGACATATCAATATTTTGGTTGCCACAGATTTAGCTGCAAGAGGAATCGATGTTAAAGAAATTTCATATGTTGTAAACTATCATTTGCCAGATGCTTACGAAACGTATGTTCACCGAAGCGGAAGAACTGCCAGAGCAGGAGCAAAGGGACTTTCGCTGACCGTTTTGCAGGAAGAAGAAGTTTTTGAAATTGCTGATTTTGAAAGAGAACTTGGTCTGAAATTCTCAAAATTTCAAAAACCATCTGCATTAAGTATCGAGGAAAATAATACTCTTTTGTGGGCAAAACAAATCTTTAAAACAAAACCCAATCACGATATTTCGACAGACTTAAAAACAAAGGTAAAAACCGTTTTTCATCATCTTACAAAAGATGAACTGATAGA
This portion of the Flavobacterium gelatinilyticum genome encodes:
- a CDS encoding DEAD/DEAH box helicase codes for the protein MSKPFSILGVASPILKALGELKIVEPTEIQQKTIPLLLSENHDLVGLAKTGTGKTAAFGLPLLQLINTELPVIQAVILVPTRELGHQIFRNLEDFSKYIQNISIAATCGGIPIKPQIERLTTPTHIIVATPGRLIDLIQRKAVDLSQTQYLVLDEADEMVSILKESLDEIIAELPKKHRTLLFSATLPGTIKQLIQNYLNKNVVQVSANMEIVGNAGIDHEYIVVDPIEKLDVLMHFLNSREGERGIIFCKTKAAVNKLAKNLAINRFSSGAIHGSLTQGIRDRIMEQFREGHINILVATDLAARGIDVKEISYVVNYHLPDAYETYVHRSGRTARAGAKGLSLTVLQEEEVFEIADFERELGLKFSKFQKPSALSIEENNTLLWAKQIFKTKPNHDISTDLKTKVKTVFHHLTKDELIEKLLANYVLQNKIEVTEKPVKKFKK